The Bacteroidales bacterium genome has a window encoding:
- a CDS encoding NAD(P)H-dependent oxidoreductase subunit E has product MEQIETLFSEILQEHPSQEGSLIPLLQKAQAKYKYISPEIVQAVADYLGITENRVFGVASFYSQFRFTEPAEHTISVCLGTACHVNSGETLVEALERDMGIKPGECTADKKFELERVACLGCCALAPVVKIDNDIYGKLNLVKLKEIVSKYE; this is encoded by the coding sequence ATGGAACAAATTGAAACATTATTTTCAGAAATTCTTCAGGAGCATCCTTCACAGGAAGGGAGTTTGATCCCGCTTTTACAGAAAGCTCAGGCAAAATATAAGTATATTTCACCTGAAATAGTTCAAGCTGTTGCCGATTACCTCGGAATTACTGAAAACCGGGTTTTTGGGGTTGCCTCCTTTTATTCCCAATTTCGCTTCACTGAACCCGCTGAACATACCATATCGGTTTGTTTGGGAACTGCCTGTCATGTTAACAGCGGAGAAACATTGGTGGAGGCTTTAGAGAGAGATATGGGTATTAAACCCGGAGAATGCACTGCCGATAAAAAATTTGAACTTGAGCGAGTTGCATGTTTGGGATGCTGTGCTTTGGCACCGGTGGTCAAAATTGATAATGACATTTACGGTAAATTGAATCTGGTAAAACTAAAAGAAATTGTCAGCAAATATGAATGA